In one Nicotiana tomentosiformis chromosome 6, ASM39032v3, whole genome shotgun sequence genomic region, the following are encoded:
- the LOC138893476 gene encoding uncharacterized protein: MIAGLELAKSLGEEVIEAKCDSLLVVNQVSKTFKVREDRMQRYLDKMHVTLYRFKEWTLQHVPREQNSKADALANLGSSVEEDVISSGIVLQLSRSMIEEGHAEINCTSLTWDWRNKYIEYSKNGMLLSDPKESRALRTKAARFTLAEDRTLYRRTFDGPLVVFLGPGDIDYVLR; this comes from the coding sequence atgattgcaggtctcgagctagctaaaagcttgggagaagaagtcattgaagccaagtgtgactctttactggtggtgaaccaagtaagcAAAACTTtcaaagttcgagaggatagaatgcaaaggtatttggataaGATGCATGTAACCTTgtaccgtttcaaggaatggactttacagcatgtacctcgagaacaaaatagtaaggctgatgcacttgcaaatttggggtcatcggtcgaggaagatgtgATCAGCTCGGGGATTGTccttcaactctcgagatctatgatcgaggaaggtcatgccgagataaactgtaccagcttaacctgggattggaggaataaatatattgaatactcgAAGAACGGAATGCTCctatcggaccctaaagagtcgagggccctacgaaccaaagctgctcgattcacattggctgaagatagAACATTATatagaaggacattcgatggaccattggtagtattcttaggaccaggagacatcgattatgttttacgatag
- the LOC104094536 gene encoding CBL-interacting serine/threonine-protein kinase 6-like, giving the protein MGPEEKNGVLYGKYELGRILGQGTFAKVYHSRNVVTGGNIAMKVVGKEKVIKVGMMEQIKREISVMKMVKHPNIVELHEVMASKSKIYFAMEFVKGGELFAKVAKGRLREDIARGYFQQLISAIDFCHSRGVYHRDLKPENLLLDEEGNLKVTDFGLSAFSDHLRQDGLLHTTCGTPAYVAPEVIGKNGYNGATADIWSCGVILYVLIAGFLPFQDENIMVMYKKIHSGAFKCPPWFSSDARKLITRMLDPNPGTRITASKIMDSSWFKKSVPKILKTKEEEEFGVGKAKTIESLNAFHIISLSEGFDLSPLFEEKKKMEKEQLRFATTKPASSVISKLEEVAKTTKFSLKRSDSSVRLQGQEIGRKGKLGIAADIFAVTSSFLVVEVKKASGDTLEYNQFCSKELRPALKDILWTSAPENSTLA; this is encoded by the coding sequence ATGGGGCCAGAAGAAAAGAATGGAGTTTTGTACGGAAAATACGAGCTGGGACGAATTTTGGGTCAAGGAACTTTTGCAAAAGTGTACCATTCGCGTAACGTGGTAACAGGGGGAAATATAGCCATGAAAGTAGTAGGGAAAGAAAAGGTGATAAAAGTAGGAATGATGGAGCAAATCAAACGAGAAATCTCCGTTATGAAAATGGTGAAACACCCAAATATAGTTGAGCTTCACGAGGTTATGGCGAGTAAATCAAAGATTTACTTCGCCATGGAATTTGTTAAAGGCGGTGAATTGTTCGCGAAGGTTGCCAAAGGGAGGTTAAGGGAAGATATAGCACGTGGCTATTTTCAGCAATTGATTTCGGCTATTGATTTTTGTCATAGCCGTGGAGTTTATCATAGGGATTTAAAGCCTGAAAATTTGTTATTAGATGAAGAAGGTAATCTTAAGGTAACTGATTTTGGGCTTAGCGCGTTTTCGGATCATTTAAGGCAAGATGGTTTGTTACATACAACATGTGGTACCCCTGCTTATGTTGCACCTGAAGTTATTGGTAAAAATGGCTATAATGGTGCAACAGCTGATATTTGGTCATGTGGTGTAATTCTTTATGTGCTTATAGCTGGTTTTTTACCATTTCAAGATGAGAATATTATGGTTATGTATAAGAAAATTCATAGTGGTGCTTTTAAGTGTCCACCGTGGTTTTCATCAGATGCAAGAAAGTTGATAACAAGAATGTTGGATCCGAATCCGGGTACTAGAATTACTGCTTCAAAGATTATGGATTCCTCTTGGTTTAAAAAATCTGTGCCAAAGATATTGAAGACTAAAGAGGAAGAAGAATTTGGCGTAGGAAAGGCGAAAACTATTGAGTCTTTAAATgcttttcatatcatatctttaTCGGAGGGGTTCGATTTGTCACCTTTGTTTGAGGAAAAGAAGAAGATGGAGAAGGAACAATTGAGGTTTGCAACAACAAAGCCAGCTAGTAGTGTGATATCAAAGCTAGAGGAAGTGGCGAAGACGACGAAATTCAGTTTAAAGAGGAGTGATTCTAGTGTTAGATTGCAAGGGCAAGAGATTGGGAGAAAAGGGAAGTTAGGAATTGCTGCTGATATATTTGCTGTGACATCttcatttttggttgtggaaGTGAAGAAAGCAAGTGGTGATACATTGGAGTACAACCAGTTTTGCAGCAAAGAGCTTAGGCCAGCTCTTAAGGATATTCTTTGGACATCAGCACCTGAGAATTCAACTCTTGCTTGA